A window of Vicia villosa cultivar HV-30 ecotype Madison, WI unplaced genomic scaffold, Vvil1.0 ctg.003153F_1_1, whole genome shotgun sequence genomic DNA:
tcaaatgtaaacaataatttaaatgcaaataatgaacgtttgttaacgattaaggaaatatgttgagctttagggttcatcaacctattcctatacaatttatcaattaattcacaattgaacaatcttttgaattactatcttcacttatcctcaaatatgattccgtgtctgcaaatcaaattagatagacttttaccggtatgagattcgatctctccaaatatcaatatcgataatagtaataaggaacgataattatgaaaactcaatcacaattccatctctgcaaattgagattgaatcaatatagtaacctagggcaaaagttaaaatcttttctttcgatcaaagactccacaataatttaatataaaagcaaggtttcttattgataataaattcaaacaattgttcataggaaagaatcaatggtattgtatattcataggttaattactaccttaaactcaacaagaggaatttagctctccatagacatggagaacacacaagaattaatagagggattcatcttcatcaccagaatgtcttcgattggtaaagatttggccttcgattgttgttcttgactgcaaactcagaatgctctcctaatttcgctcacaaaggaTCTGTctttcacttggaagctagggcttctatttataagttttgggcttttaacgccgaggccgcggcgcggcaacggatgtgcgcggcgcgatcagaaacagagactttggcgtggcgctggctagaactcccgcggcgcgcccttgtcaaacttcatctttttgctttgcctttgagacttccagcttcctttcctcttcatgttttcctaaagctccagttcagctctaaacctgcatcaataatacccacaagtgattcgatttgctttacacatgaactaaaccttttcagttcaattctcactaaaaacctatggatctatcacaatttgcattagtttagagaagaaattacttatattaacacatgaatttaccattaattcactcctaacacgtGTCACCTAAATATACGCTTCAGAAGGAGGAGTCTAATCCGCATAAGaacatcctataaatagccctctccacacagagggcaaggtaatctttttccACCCCCAAAATTTtatcactttgttgtaccttgtggaatacctacttactttggcatcggagtgccttgcaggtacaacccttttttcCCATCAACCATCCtgaacttcaagccttcattgttgctggccatctgatccgCTCGATAAGAtcaggtttgttactagttacacCAAAAAAATTCATTCAGCAGATATCTTACAGAGCCATGAGTCACGGTTTTGGTCACTATCTCCAGCTCACCAATTTGTAACAAAATTGATTCCCTAATCTTCAATGAAATTCCCTCATATGCCCTCACTCTCTTGCTATAAATAGAGTTGTTCATCACACAGAAAAGGGGAGGAAAAAATGTAACGTCATGCTGCAGAAATGAAATCCAAATCACCTTCCTCCAAAACTCAATTCAATTTCAACCTCGCATCCTTCATCATCTTGAAACTTTCACCTTCTATTCCTACCTTCAAGAACTGATTCAACCTTCAATCTATCATCAATATCCATTCATCaataaacctgcatcaataaaaTTGCATCAACTAATCCGCTACTCCACAAATTTCCTCCATCTTTAAACTTCCAAAATCTTTTCACGATCTGTTCCGAACTTGCTTCATCCAACCTTCCTTCTCCAATAAACCTGCATTAATCATCTTTTTCGACTCATCTTCCTTCATACCTACTGTAACCTTCATATTCCTACAATCCAAAATCACATTCAAGAAACTTTTAAACCTTCATTCACATACAAACCTTCATACATGTACATCATCATAAACTGAAATCGAGAACTCACCCTTCGATCCACCACCAATATCCATTCAATGCCTCCAAAACCATTGCAATAAAACTCCATAACACCAAATTATCTTACCTTGTTTCAACTCACTGAGTGCAATCATCTCCACACCATGGCCGAATCCACCGCGAGTCAGTCCTCATCCACCATTAGCATCGTCTCCCAAATCCATATGGTAATTTCTTTCTGCGGATTCCGTTTGGTGTATGGAATTTGGATTTATGATGTTGTTGCGTGTTTGAGAGGAGAGGGGGATTGAATGAAGGGTTGGACCGAAGCAGATGGAGAAGAGGAGAAGAGAATGCGTGTTATTTTTGTTGTGTGGCTGTGTTATTTTAAGTAGAAATGTCATTTGGGCTCAGATGTTGTAAGGCCCGTCCGGGTTGCCTATATGCACCCCTGTCCAGAATCTCACCACCCTTGGCTGTTGCTCAATGGATCTTGGGCCAATCTCTTTCAAAAGCCCAACGAATTTCCTCAAGTTACACCCTCCTTTTActacttttttttaattgaatttctaatatatgacaaaaaaatatattagtattagtttttctattattttatattaaaaaaatatatcaaaaatatTTTGTGATATCTTGACTTagcttcattaatatcattggatctaggatgttgataggtttgaaagaaccaaatccataatattagatgaatgatattaatgatagtttgagtttttgtttgtattttgtgattcccttttcttcttcatctctttaattttggtcgatgaaaatcttcgATATCATTGGAATTCTTTCGAGTTCTTGATGAAGATTAGACTGttacctcttttctttttgtgcggTATCATTTTCGGAGGACGATTTACATATCGTTTCTCTTGCAAGCATTAGCACTCAAATCATTATTGAccgacctcgttgtagggtgacttttatataagttacttggcgattgcttaacatagcgctacaTTTCTTGTGCCGAATCGGAAAAAGATCAAAAATAGCAgagattgtatgcggttgatttaagacttttgaaaGCTTATCTTGTAGTTgctttgattctatcaatcttttgatgagctttcattgaatttaaactcgagttcatcattcactcaccattgatctaCAAAAACTAACAATTGACAATTAACCAttaactttacttttatgctctttattatattgtcctttattttatttttttcgctttatgcttttattttctcatttatcatttatcatctTCATTTTTATGCCatttttttccttttgtccacttggacgtatgtttatgtttccgctattttattttgtccacttggaccatattttactTTTgtgcttaaaacactaataaccaACTTGAACAATAAAATTCCTTAAAAGACTCTTtgtggactattggttactatcctgagcactTTGGAGATCTGGACCTCTTGGACTTAGCATTAGGATCGTAGTTACCTTGATACCTCTGGACCTTGTTATCTTACTGTTATTATGTctggaagtccttggagtttactccaaggcattgggTTGTTTTCTTTTTGTGTATGCAGGTGTTTCCTTGAAAGTACTTGATTGTTAATTTcaaggcattgtgataaggaattcGTCTGTACACAGCCGTTACTCTACCCGATTTTTGTCAAGAGCTTACGATGCATTCTAAAGGATTGGTGCAAGTTATGTTAAAGAcatcaagttcatctggatccccaattgGTATTAtgttggtttagtgttggtagtccaaaggatgggaaatctacattgactcttaatgtcaagtgttggcttcttatttggttagatcgttcttAAAACCtccttatgtttgcaaacctcttttaaatctttcttaaaaattatctttttcccttagtggcttttatttaaaagtttagacatgattaattgttgtggtgagttgtgataccccacgattttgatattgattgatatgatgggatcttttccacttgagagagctagtggcatacttgttgattttatccaagttgaaGCCCTTCTtttatttgtgatgcaaagaactcatatgttcttgataacacgaaaatgtatcgtatatttagcttaatttacatgcattattatcctattttatttcgattttattattttattttatattatgccggtatttctatttgttttcaggTATTTAATAAAATCAGGACTTGCAAAGGAAATGAAGGAAAAATAGTCGAATTAAAGATTAAAAAGCCAAAAAAAGGGGTGTAACATTAACAAAGGGTGTAGAAAGAAGAAGACAAGGCAAGCCAAAGCCCAAGATGCAAGCAGCCCACAACGAGAGGCGCACCAGGCCCCCTGCCGGTCGGCGCAAGGCCCTCTCTGCCATTCGGCACCCCCCCTAAATACAAGTGTGTGACGTTAGTCACACACCCAGGCCCAGAAGAGACTTTGTTTTCAAAACGATATCTTCTCTCCTCCAATTTCTACGCCGTGAGCATGCTGTTACAAGACATTTCCAAGATCAATTCAAAACCTAGTGCTGCTCTATAAATACAACAAGACCTGAACCAGAAAGAGAGCTTGGAGAACCCTAGTGCCGTATTTTATTTCTTCTGCAATTTTACTTTCTTCCTGAACCAATACTCTGCAATAGTTTTCCACACCGGAACACTATTGCGTTTCAATTTCTTTCAAGCTCCAGAGTTTATTTTAGATTCAGTTTACTATTCTGCAATTAATTTTCTTCCCGGATTCAAGGATTGATACTTCAAGATTATTCATTAAAGTCTTGCAATTTTAATTCAGGTTCATTTATAAGCTTTAATTATTATTCTCTGTTTATGTTAATTTATCGAATTATGCCCGAAATGTTATTTATCTGCTATGCTTATTCTGTTCCGTCTATTAAAATAATGTCCGGCTAAATACTTTTTAtcggtatgtaaggtcacataaCCGAGGGAATCGAGTAATACTTTCCACGtattttattaatgaaatttatttatctgGTATTAATTTCTAATGCTTAATTCAATtgttttgtaacgagagttaaaaacaatagaagttaggatcaataaaaacgagagtttgagattttaactggacaGTAGGAATTAAACATTAACCTTAAATGCAGCGAGAGCTCTTTAAGGTTAATTAGACTTCATTGGttcttaaaaatcattttaaactttatttgatacagcgagagcgctcacttaggtttaataatgagatcgtaatcaataaacacgagagtgtgagaggaaggtttttaaacaaGTGATTTCTACAGAAAGAGTATTTTAAATTATGATTCGCGTTGATAGTTTACTAGATCCCCGACGTCCGACCATTGCATACCGATAATATTCccgcttatttaatttaattatatttctttTACTTTCCTGTCTGATCATAATTAATCagatattagccttagatttacgttgtagcgattaactacattaggtcgattcttagttcatgtgggttcgatatcttttaaaactacgtgatagactgtgcacttgcagtcataatcacagacatacccattttgtcgcgatcaagtttttggcgccgttgtcggggactaaTTTAGTCGATAATCGCAATTAACTGTTATGTTGTAGAGACTAAGGCAACTTAATTATTCTTATTCCCTTTCTGCATGCCAAGTACTCGCTCTCGAAGTGAAGACTTAGTGCTTCCAATTCCCGAACCGGAGCGTTCTATCACTGTATCACGTCGATTACGATGAACTCGCACTCTTGTTCCTAATCCTatttctgaaccagttgaagaaTCAACCATGGGAGAACAGCCGCGTCCTCTCAAGTCGTATGCTATTCCTTCGCAAGCTGAACCACACAATAGCATTGTCGCTCCTGctattgaggcgaacaatttcgagcTAAAACCGTCTTTGTTGTTAGCTGTACAACAAAACCAATTTTCTGGAAATTCGATGGAAGACCCTAATCTTCATTTGTCAGTGTTCCTGCAATATGCGGACACTGTAAAAGCAAATGGTGTCAGTTCGGAAGCTATCCGACTGcgccttttttctttttcactgaGGGATAGAGCTAGAGCTTGGCTCCAGTCTTTACCCGCAAATTCTGTCACGACCTGGAATGAACTTAAGAAAGTCTTCCTGGCATGATATTTTCCACCTAGTAAGACCGCCATGCTAAGAGCCCAGATCAATGGGTTTAGACAAAAAGACAACGAGTCCTTATTTGAAGCATGGGAaagatacaaggacatgcttagactttGTCCACATCACGGTTTAGAACAATGGTTAATCATCCATAACTTCTACAATGGTCTCCTCTACAACACGAGACTTACAATTGACGCCGCTGCAGGTGGCGCACTGATGGATAAAGAATATGTTGATGTCTACGCACTTATCGAGAGTATGGCTCAAAACCATTATCAATGGGGAAGCGAGAGAGCTCAATCAGAGAGAACTTCTGGAGAGAAATCTTCAACGAAGAGTGGTATGTACAAGATAAGTAGCCTCGACCTCGTTAACGCCAAAGTCGATGCCCTAACTCAGAAGATCGAGAACCTCACTGTAGCACCTGTAGCCGTCGTGGCTGCTGTTTCCCCAAATTGCGAAATATGCGGGATGTCCGGACATGCTGCCCCCGAGTGCCATCTTTTGGCAGGAGTTTCACCTAAaccagtaaactatgctcaaggaaacccctaCTCAAACACGTATAACCCAGGATGGAAGAATCACCCTAACTTCTCGTACAAGAACAATAATGCTTTGTACGCATCTGGTCAAGCACCCAGTGTACCACCTGGATATCAAAAGGCACCCTTCGCTGCTCCTAATGCCCCCAGGAAGTCTAACTTAGAATTAATGATGGGAAATTTCATAGCCACTCAAACTCAGACTAATAAGGATTTCCTAAACCAAAACGTGCACACTAATGAGCAAATGAAACAGTTAGCGACTAAAGTAGACGCGTTGGCCACTCACAACAAGATGCTTGAGACACAAATCTCTCAAGTGgcacaacaacaagcacctactgccgcACCTGCTGGGACATTTCCTGGACAGCCACAATCTAACCCAAAAGGACATGCTCATGCTATTATTCTACGAAGTGGTAGAGAAATGGACGAACCGACTGACCCTAGGCTTAAAAACCATGCTATGTTCCAAAGTCCTAGTAAGACAACTGAGGAGGAAAGTAGACCCAAGGATAAACCAAGTAACCCGAAAGAGAAAGAGGACAAGTAAAGCGAGACGGAGGAAAAATAAGCACCATACATACCTCCACCACCTTATAAACCACCTATCCCGTACCCTTAAAGGTTCGAGAAATCTAAAAGCATAGGGCAGTTTAAGAAATTTGTCGAACTTCTTAAACAGTTGAACATTACAATTCCATTTACAGAAGCCATTACCCAAATGCCCTCATATGCTAAGTTTCTAAAAGAAATCCAATCgaataagaagaaattagaagaCAACGAGACCGTAACACTCATTGCCGAATGTAGTgctataattcaaaataaaatgccacctaagctgaaagactgatcggaaaaatagcaagtgtactatttttgcctttgtagtaataataggggaaattccccgaatgtcgatctcaaggactgcgtaggaaatacagattcgtaaaatatgattcaattgaacaaaagattaatgttttggttttgggggattaaatccttgcaaagtaaaataatgagaaaaataaattgatttttgttatcaaatatatgagatgctagggtgagtggttgatttggcatgtaacactcagaattaagatctcttcaacaagttcataacattcagttaccacatccttagggtgtttcctcctaagtccttagtgaggaaacctttggtcttccaacctaaatcctaagtccttaggaacctaaattgaaaccaagcttttatgtaatcaagattatgtggtaattatagggtatccctagtcctaggtgatatctactataatcaaattatgcacaaaccttaacaactacagtcctgtatttgttagccatagattaatccttatttgaccgataaagaaaacaagaagaacattgcataatttaactgaataatataaaccaatgtattgacgaaatcacaaattcatcgttattacaaaaaccaaatcaggaccacccccctagcattggggggtttagcctctcataatattcaagaaagacataataaagaatgtagacattactcaaaaataatggtgactttgatcttcaatggtggaaacccgtgaatctctccgtctccaaaactcctgatgaagctatcttctctcctctgtgattttctatcgtatgatgcaaaaagtacctcaataattctctcaaactcaactaaatagtctaggtacaaatctcagccaaatgcaatgtctaaagtgccctcaaggtggagatttaatgaaaaagccctaaaattggaagttttcacgctctcagcagcactggccgtgcttggacgcacgggtggccgtgttgctctttatttttattttttctcccagccatcctgacacgggccgtgcgtggaagcacgggcggccgtgtgtcgCCCCTGAATTTTGTATGGAGGAGAGTTGAtcatctgacacgggccgtgcgtggaagcacgggcggccgtgtttgaccccagaaccttgaattttcatctttctcttgcttcTCCTTCCTTCATGGTTGCTTCGAcatttaagatgacttgttcaaagctgaaacttgtacacaactaaccaaacggcatcaaaagcatctaaataacttaaattaaaacataatgcaaagtaaacataaaaacaatcaaacatgaaatacttaaacaaaagcaataaaacattgatcaaagtgttaccgaatcgatAAATTTAGACTGAATACATGACataaattaggtagaaatggtgaccgatcacaaccccaaacttatctcattgcttgtcctcaagtgatgcaagagaccaaacagaggtcaccctggatttttctttccacaacactGCCGATGTTATTCGCAACTTGCATCTACCTTTCTGATAGTACCTCTGGCTTGCCAAACCGAACTTTCTACCACACTTCTACATCAGAGTACCtttttacctgcaagctttttcacacttctcaccaaatctctcagggttaaagtgttttgcactcacgaaataaaggtatgcaatatcaactcttaattttgaataaattctatcttcactacactaacaaaattcacacacttttcgaggtcttttgggttgtaatggggtttaggtacggtgggatacacAAGGAAATGGAATAACAATTGGTTTTGGGTTCGACATTCATGTTGTGTTTCTCGTaattgtgctcaacttgttatactgggaatttattcgacttagactcttttgcttcactcattcttccgtgagtgcttaatgtaactgagtctttcattcgggcaagtttttcttttttttttgtggggcatacattcatatgtctcaaaattttgattttcatatatattttttttacttgccctcttctttcatgattactaccccaaacttagattttagcACAACTCGGAAAACCACAACGTTTATGCTGAGCAAGTGTTGGAAGTGTTTGGCTGCGGGTTACAgatatggttataacaaacaaaaggatatggctcaactagggtaacaacggataaacatataatttcggatggctagaaaggctcaggtggtaaaacaaacaaattcctcagtgtgtgtcctcatattatgctgtgtcagtagaacatacgcaaaatcagaatgataaagtcatacctgaatgaaATCTCATGATGATAATttgttgtgtttggctttttataacctcaccatgttgggtaagcttacaggttccaaagcactcctcgtgtcatgtggcttCTTTCCGGTGCAGGTACACCATAAAATCCTCTTTGTCCAGTATCACCGAGTTGCGTCCAACAGTTACTTTTCtttcggctgcatcaacttccatGGTGCCTCTGAGGAataggttcaggttgcacctttcatccactaacaaccattcatcattcattcggtaTCCATAAAtcgatctataacacaatgttaACACAAcccacaaacaaaaacaaaaatggagaacaactaaaagcaaatgaaaacaacccctcccacacttgaactaaacattatcctcaatgttttagaacaagcattTGAGAGGTTACTTACAGAGGGTAACCTCCAATGTTCACTTCCGAGCCTTCACtagagatgccctcttttatttcctgaaaataaaacaaacaaacagagaaattaattattaaaaaccgtgggttgcctcccacgaagcgcttcatttaacgtcgcatggctcgacggtccattaccctttattatggagggtatttccttctccaaaccttgttgcttgttactttctctaccaagaactcatgaagatgaaaagcatggaccacttttctctttaactcactttcaaccttcatcttctcaccttggttttcttctttctttttcttcttaacttctatagcgaccttaggacttttgatagaaacatgagctagttccacctgagaagctatgcttgaaactttttcttggagatgtttagggattttgtattctccctcactttcgatcataccaacagaagcttgatcatgtacaccttcactttgtttcttgacttctagcatctttaaggttatttcttcattaaaggctttcaccgtcagagtccctttctcaatgtcaaagttgcaacgacttgtcaacaaaaatggtctcccaagaaggataggagtttcttcatcttcaggaatgtccatgatgtggaagtcaatagggaatacaaacttgtcaatctccactagtacgtcttcagctatcccatatgatttcttgatggtgtgatcagcgaacttcaactttgtctcactttcacttatctttcctaattcaagctttttaaagatagatagtggcattaaactcacactaaaacccgaatcaatgagtacctttttaaacattctgttcttgatggtgcatggtatcgccaccgctccagggtctttcttcttgatggggatcttccttgctggagagactatactacacttttctgttgcaatttttggttctccccccattggcctctttttaccgataacctccttcataaacttcttgtacaaaggcatttgctccagtgcttcaaagaaaggtagattaacctctaattttttaaacaaggatgcaaacttctcaaaatccttttatgttgaattcttctttgtcactctagaaggaaaaggAAGCTTGGTTGCCGgtttagcatctttcttatttttctcttcaagttgcgTAACCGGTGTTGTCACAATTtcgggctctttcacattctctcttatctccaaatctacctcaatcaccaagggatcatctatttcctctttttctttttctggttctgccactttcttactccttgtagtaacaacattaatcttctcttcgtctttcggatttttcaaaagttgaactcggaaaggtaccttgtgcctgtagagtgagatgttgtgctatttgacccacttgaacttccagattttttatcgaagctgtggtgttcctatggttgtttctggtttcttcttgaaacagagagcattgtccagccaatctctcaataactacttcccactccgccttctgaggaatttgttgttgatctttccaagcaaagttgggatgattcttccaccctggattataggtgttagaatacaggTTGTTtttcctcaagaatttgatttcttcaatttgcttgggagtagcaacataacacacagtttggtgaggaccttggcaaatttcacagattacaggttgagcttgttggacttgagcaacctgttgagtacctatattcatagcctttaatctcttttctacctctgcagctatagcatcttcaacccgaattttgttGGTGATTAGCTTCAGATCAATGACTCCTTCAGGCTTGCTCGtatacctgtcatacaactccaaatgctcatttgcagctattgcttcaatgatcttgatgataccagaggctgttgtgaaatttgttgagcctctaGTTGCTGTATTgatcaactgctttgtcttgATTCTGAGCCCGTTGacaaacatttgcatctgttcagttttgtccatattgtgtgTTACATATGCCACCAAAGTCCTCTTGAATCTTTTATAGGCATCGCCCAAAGACTCaccctccttttgcttgaagttcagaatttcatacctttttcgtagaaagaatgacgctggaaaatattcattcaggaaagccttttccatctcttcccacgatgtgatactaCCCGCTggtagagaatagaaccactcttctgcctcttcCGCTAGAGTGAAAGGAAATATCCTAAGCCTCTTTGCTTCTTCCGTGTGACCGTCTATTTTTAGGGTGGTGCTCATGGTCCAAAATCTCTGTAGATGCTTGTTTGCGTCttcgttaacctttccggtgaaaggttttctttcaagCTGATTAATTGTACTTGGGTGCAATTGAAAGTTggcagcatttaccggttggttgacaattgtttgtcttccccctgGTGTATTTGcaacaccgtagtcaccaaggagtctctcaggaggaggaggattttcacccatgacttcttcactttcagaacctgaacctgaatgaactgtaacaatttcttcttcagattctagcTTTGACAACCGAGCTTGTCTatgccttgcgtgcaaagttctttcaatttctgcgtcaaaaagaaatttagctgaggtcttacctcgcatacacagattagacagaTATgaggattagaaaataaaattaaaaagtgcagaaaataaaattttagtcgcagagcaacaaaatttcaattgaacttaaattaaaaatctgtcttttggcagtccccggcaacggcgccaaaaacttgatcggaaaaataacaagtgtactatttttgcctttgtagtaataataggggaaattccccgaatgtcgatctcaaggactgcgtaggaaatacagattcgtaaaatatgattcaattgaacaaaagattaatgttttggttttgggggattaaatccttgcaaagtaaaataatgagaaaaataaattgatttttgttatcaaatatatgagatgctagggtgagtggttgatttggcatgtaacactcagaattaagatctcttcaacaagttcataacattcagttaccacatccttagggtgtttcctcctaagtccttagtgaggaaacctttggtcttccaacctaaatcctaagtccttaggaacctaaattgaaaccaagcttttatgtaatcaagattatgtggtaattatagggtatccctagtcctaggtgatatctactataatcaaattatgcacaaaccctaacaactacagtcctgtatttgttagccatagattaatccttatttgaccgataaagaaaacaagaagaacattgcataatttaactgaataatataaaccaatgtattgacgaaatcacaaattcatcgttattacaaaa
This region includes:
- the LOC131640462 gene encoding uncharacterized protein LOC131640462, with amino-acid sequence MLRAQINGFRQKDNESLFEAWERYKDMLRLCPHHGLEQWLIIHNFYNGLLYNTRLTIDAAAGGALMDKEYVDVYALIESMAQNHYQWGSERAQSERTSGEKSSTKSGMYKISSLDLVNAKVDALTQKIENLTVAPVAVVAAVSPNCEICGMSGHAAPECHLLAGVSPKPVNYAQGNPYSNTYNPGWKNHPNFSYKNNNALYASGQAPSVPPGYQKAPFAAPNAPRKSNLELMMGNFIATQTQTNKDFLNQNVHTNEQMKQLATKVDALATHNKMLETQISQVAQQQAPTAAPAGTFPGQPQSNPKGHAHAIILRSGREMDEPTDPRLKNHAMFQSPSKTTEEESRPKDKPSNPKEKEDK